The Candidatus Nitrosotalea sinensis genomic interval ATGTCGGTTTTGTGAAATGAGATCTTGTTTTTGATATCATCAAGATTTGACATGCTTCCTGTTGATAGGTTGTCTATGACATCAACAGAGTGGCCTTTACTTACAAGGGCTTTTGCCAAATGGCTTCCTATAAAGCCGGCTCCGCCTGTTATGGTATAGCGCATTATTTTGTTTGTGACTTGGTACCAGCATTAAAGTCAACGGTTGGCATTTTTAGTAATTAGTTTTGTGGGTACAATCATGTCAACTGTGAGATTGTGGTCTGGTGTTTAAATGAGAACCTGTGGTATTGCGATATAATGAAGATTGGTAAGATTTTGGTTCCACATGATGGCTCAAAAAATGCAGACAGGGCATTTGAGTATGCGTTAGATATAGCAAAAAAATACAATTCCAAGGTTCTAGTTGCAAGCTGCATTCTAGTACAGAATCAGCTCCCAGAATATTCCACAATAGAAGAAGAAACAATACTGGAAAGGCAGAGAGAGGCAGCATCAAGGCTTGTTGAAATACTTGAATTGCGTGCAGCAGATGCCGAGGTATCATTCAAGGGAGTCATACTAAAGACATCCTCAGTATCAGATGCCATACTGTCATATGCAGAAAAAAATAATGTGGATATCATAGTATCAGGTTCCAGGGGTCTTGGAGGCTTTAAGAGATTGGTTCTTGGAAGCGTTGCAAGCTCACTTGTCCAGTATGCCAAGTGTCCGGTATTGATTGTAAAATAAAACCAAAGATTAGTGTATCACATATTCAAACAATTTCATTTTCATGGGCTGGATTCAAATCATTTTTTCATATAATTATTAGATCAGGCTGGTGTCGTCAAGAGAGGATTTCACGTGTCATATCATTGTAGACCAGCATGTATCATTTCCTGTATACTTTTTTTCTATGTTCAAATCGAAGAAGATAGAGAATTGCTCCATCATATGCGTAAATTAATCTATATGGCTTGACATAAACAGTTCTTTCTCCTTTCAAGTTGTATCTTAATGGTTTTCCCAACTCTGGACATTCAACCAAGTTTTGGATTTGTTTTTGTAATGTACCTTTTAACTTGTTATCTTTAATTTTTGTAACTTCTTTTTTGAATTTATCGGACCATACTATTTGCTGGATTACCATTTGGCAAATTCCGTAAAGAATTTGGATGTTGTAGACTTGCCACCTTTATTGTTTTTAATCTCATCCCATGCCTCATTGATTGATTGTAGTGTCATGATATCATCATGGCTTAGATTCTGATCTATTTTTTTGAGGACTATTAGACCTCTCTTTTCTGTTATTGTAAATATATTACCATTTTTTATATCCAGTTTTTTGCGTACCCTCTTTGGTATTACTATTTGACCTTTGCTGCTTACTGTAGTAAACATCATATCATTAGACATAAAGTAAGATTGTCTTACCAATTATTTATCTGTTGATACATACAACAGTACAAACCATGTTTTGAAGAATCGTTTTCTATGTGATTCTGATCACTTTGCTTTTAGAACTAGGACATATCTATTCCAGTGTTTGGGATATCTTCTCAAAGCTCCACAGACCGCACTTGTCATTTTCTATCTTGACCAGTCCTGCATTTTGCATTTGTGATATGATATATACGGCAAACGGTAATGCGCCTGTTGCTCCAGGAGAGTTGTAGTTGAGTATGTGAACTGAATTACCACTTTGTTCAACTAGTGCATCTGGGACAAACTTGCCGTTCCTGTCAATTACTGATGCCCGGATTCCTGCAGTTCCTCTTTTCTTGAATTTTTTTGGCTCTACTTTTGGAAGAAATTCCCGTACCCGGTTTATCATTACTGTCTTTGATACAGATGATAAAAATTCGCCTGACGCAAGTGAGATGAATTGAGAGTCAAAGAGCATCTTTGATGCACCAGATGATAGCATCTCAAGCATCTTTGGTATCATTTTTTTTACATTCTCAGAGATATCATACCCATAGGGGCTAAAGACTGGGACTGCGTTTGGTCCTACTTCTCTTCTTCCGTCAGAGCGCACTATCCAGTGCGGGTCAAGAAACGGATACTCGAGATGCTTTGGGACAGAGTATACGCTTGTTTTGGTCAGGTCCTTGTATTCAGGCTCTGCTTCCCAGTACTCTCCCCTAAAGTGAATGTCGGTGAGATCTTTTCTTACACCCATTATATGCGCAATATCAATTGACATTCCACCTGCGGCATTTATCAGCAGACTGGTTTGTATCGTATCTTTGTCTGTATGTATGTCAATATGGTCTCCCTTGTCTGATATATTTTGGGCATTTGTGTTTGGCAGAAATGTTACACCCTGGTTTACAGCATCATTGATAATATTTTCTGTCAGTATGCCATAGTCTACTGATGCGTCCTTTTTGCAAAAGATTGCCTTTTGGCATACCACCTCTGGCTCTAGTTTTTTTACTTCAGAGCTGTCCAAAAGTGAGATCTCATTTTTATCCAGTCCGTTTTGTTCTCCCCATGACATGTACTTTTCAAGCCTTTGTATTCCAGGCTCGTCAAGTGCAACTTCAAGTACGCCATCTTTTTTGAATGCAATGTTTTTTTGCTTGGCATAAGTCTCCCACATTGTAAATCCGAGCCTTGCAGACTTGGCAAACAGCTTCTTTTTTTGAGGATCATACAAAAATGGCGCGTGGACCTTGCCTGTGTTCCTTGAACTGGTATGATATCCTGCCCTTGGAGCATGGTCTAGCACCAGGACCTTTTTTGTGGTCATGTGCGAGAGGAAATAGGCAAGCGAAGAACCAAGTATGCCTGCACCAATTATTGTAATGTCAGACTTCAATGCATCGGAATCTACAGGTATGCCAAATAGACGTTTTTGTGTTTAATGGTTAAAAAAATTAAAAATTAGTTGAGAGGTGGCCTTCTAGTCTTGTCTTCCATGGTTTTGTGTATGACCTTTTCCATGCTGTCTTGGATTTTGTTCATTTCCATGTTGTTTGGTGTGAGTTTGAATTGTGTGTGGTGCTTTGTCATTTGGTGGTGTTGATTTTGTGTGGTTTTGCTTGCTGTCAGTGATTACCATCTCTCGGAACTGCTTAAAGTCTGTTTGAAGCTGTTTGTGACTTGATCTGAACTGTTGGTTTATCTGCTTGAGATTTGTCTTGCACTGGTCCATGATGTTTTTCCTGTCAGAAGGACTGGCATCTCTTGCCTTTTGCCTGCAATCTTTTATTGCCTGCTTTGAGAGGTTTTCCTGTTGCTTGAAGATGTCGCGTATCTGGTGTACAAATGAAGATATCTGCTGTCCTGGATTTGTTCCATTAGAGTATGAGAATGTCATCTGGGTGCCGTTTGGAAGTGTGATGTTTATGCTTGTTGCGTTAGAGTATCCAAATTTCATGTGGAGTTTGTTGTCGTTTTCTTGGTTGTCTGAAGTTTCATTTTCATTGTGAGTATAGTTTTCTTGTGTGTTGGTTTTGTTGTTGTCATTTTGGTCATCCTGTCCGTCATCTGAGAATACGTTTGGAATGGTTACCGAGCCTGCAAGTATTGCTACAAGGAGCAAGGCAACTAATTTTTTCATTTGAGGTGCATGATACCGTATCAGTATTAAGGTTCAGTAAGGAATTGTACTACCAAATTGTACCAAATGTTTAAATCAAAAATCAGGTTTGATAACTAAACTTTTCATAAGCAAAACAGAGATTGAACAGGATTTTGATTATATTGAAAAAATGACAATAATGCAGAGTTTAATTGCTGAGGTATCCAAGCTCTTTTAGTTTGGACAGGATCATTTCAAGGCATTCTTCCTTGGAATGTTTTTCTGTATCTAAGACAAGTTCTGGGTTTTGCGGTTCCTCATACGGGGATTGTAATCCAGTCATGTTTTGTATCTCTCCTGCCATTGCTTTTTTGTACAATCCCTTTGGATCACGCTTGATGCACTCTTCTATGGAAGCTTTGGTATAAACTTCGACAAAGTTTGGAATTTCTTTTCTTGCAAATTTTCTGATTTCTCGATACGGTGATATCAATGGGACTATTGTAATTATTCCATTTTTTACCAACAACTTTGCAATTTCGATTACTCGTCTATTGTGTTCTTTCCTATCTTCAGGCGAGAAACCAAGGTCTTTAGATAATGTTTTTCGTATTTCATCTCCGTCTAAGATTATAGTAGACATATTTTTTTTCTGGAAATAATCTTTTAGCATCATGGATAGCGTAGTCTTGCCAGAAGCCGGGATTCCTGTTATCCAGATTGCTGCTGCCTGTATATTTTCCAAGCTACAGCCTTACCTGAGATCTCTCACCCAAGAGAAACTGGTGCTTCTTTAGATGGTGGTTAGTAATTTCGGATGCATGTGCAACTATGCTATCTACAATGGTGATCTTGGCATCTATCTTACAGTCTGCCATGACTATAGAATTTTCAATATCGCACTGTTTTATGGAACAGTTGTTGTCAATTGATACATGAGGTCCTATCCTTGCAGCAGGGCCAATGTTACAGTTCTCACCTATTATGACAGGACCTGTGATAAACGAGTCTCTTGATATGTTTGTGTTTTTTCCAATAGCAATGTTTCCCCGTATTTGGGTCTCCTTGTCTATACGGAACTGGTTCTGTGTTCCTATAGTATCCAGAACCAACTGGTTTGCGTGTAGGATATCTTCAGGAGTACCAGTATCTTTCCACCAGCCTGTTACTATATCATATTCTACTGTATTTCCTTTTTCCATTAAAAGCTGTAATGCCTCAGTAATTTCCAGCTCTCCCCTCCAGGATGGCTTGAGAACATCAATAATGTCGAATATTTTCGGAGTAAGAAAGTAGACTCCAATTACTGCCAGGTTTGATGGTGGGTTTTTTGGCTTTTCCATTATCTTTTTTATTTTTTTACCATCAAGCTCTGCTACACCAAATCTTGATGGATCATCTACTTCACATAATAACATCATGGCATCTGCAGAGGATGCTTGGAATTTTTTTGTATAATCTACCAATCCTTTCCGTAGTATGTTATCTCCAAGATACACTACAAATCGATCATTTCCGATAAAATCCTTGCATAATTTTATTGCATGCGAGATTCCAGCTGGCTTGTCCTGGTAGATATAGTTGATATTTACCCCAAATTTTTTTCCATCACCATAAAAGTCCTTTACCTTCTGTGGGTAGACATCACCAATTATGATTCCAATATCTGTAATTCCAGCATCCTTGAAATCCTCAAGTGCATACTGTGACATTGGTTTGTTTCCTATTGGAAGAAGCTGTTTTGGACCAGCATGTGTAAGCGGTCTCAGTCTTGTACCATGACCGCCATGAAGTATGATTCCCTTCATTTTCGATCCTTGTTATTAGGTGCGGTATATTTCAATTTGATCCAGTTTTTATTTCACATATGAAGTGATCTATCCCCTCTTCCACTGAGAGAGGTTTTACTTTGAGGATTTGAGTTGCCTTTGAGACATCCAAGGAAGAGTCCTTGGGTCTTTTTGCAATCCAGTTCATGTCATTTATACTTGCAGGTTTTAACAGATTCTTCTCAAGGTCTAGTTTCTGGGCTACAAGGGTTGCCATATCAAATCGTGATATCCTTGTTGCACCTGCAAGATGAATCACACCAAGTATTTTTCTTGTTGATATTTCTATCAGCATTTGACTAAGATTTGGGACGTACGTTGGGGAGGTATACTGATCAGTTATAATTGTAATTTCTTTTTTTGCCGTCAGGTTCTCTGCAACAAATAGTGGAAAACTCTTCTTTGTAGGATGCATTCCAAACGGAGTGCTTGTTCGTGCAATACACCAGGATGATGTCATGTCTTGTACCGCCAATTCGCCGTGATATTTTGAATATCCATAGTAATCAACGGGGTTTGGCATGTCGGATTCTTTTTTCATTCCTTTTTTTCCATCAAATACATAATCAGTTGATACATAGACAAAAAAAGAATCATGTCTTGCAGCTTGTTTTGCCAGGGTTTGGGTAGCTTTTGCGTTTATTTTCAATGCCAATTCTTTTTCTTTTTCGCAAAGATCAACATTTGTCATTGCTGCCAAGTGTATGATTACATCAGGCTTGATGTTGTCTACAACTTGGATTATGTTGTCATTATTTACAAGGTCAAGCTGGACTGGGGTGCCTTTGCTAGGTTTTGATTGGCCATAACACGAATATACTTGATGTTCTGATTTTGCCAAGTCTTGAACGACCTGGCTCCCAACCAGTCCTGCTGAACCAGTAATAAGAAATTTCATTTTTACCAGTTTACAGTCCACGGTTGTGGATGAAGTGTCTTTTCATTTGCTAGAGGCTCCCACCACTGTGGATTGTTTTGATACCAAGAAACTGTCTCTTGTAAAGCTTGTTCAAATTCGTATCGTGGTTTCCAACCTGTTGCTTTTTGTATCTTAGAGCAATCAATCGAGTATCGCTTGTCATGACCTGGCCTGTCTCCTACTTTTTCTATAATATCTAGAGGCTTGCCCATTATCTTGAGAATTTTTTCTACAATGACCTTGTTTGTAATTTCATTCCAGGATGTTATGTTATACACCTCTCCTGACTTTCCTTTTTCAATCAGGGATTCAATGGCTTGAACATGGTCTAGGACATAGATCCAGCTTCGTATCTGGTAGCCTCCATCATATAGTGGAATCTTGAGGTTTCTGGATGCCCGGATTATTGTTTTAGGTATTAGCTTTTCCGGAAACTGGTATGGCCCGAAATTGTTTGTGCATCTTGTTGTGATGCATTTTATTCCGTATGTTCTGTGATATGATTCCACTAGAAGGTCTGCCGATGCCTTTGTAGCTGAATAGGGATTACTTGGTTTTAAGATATCAGATTCATCAAAGGATTTTTTGTTTTCTGCATCTCCGTAAATTTCGTCTGTGGATACATGGATGAATAATTTATCATGTTTTCTTGTAGCTTCTAAAATAGAATATGTCCCAAACACATTTGTCTCTATGAATGGTTTTGGATTTGATATACTCCTGTCAACATGAGTCTCCGCTGCAAAATTTATTATGATATCGCTTTCCTTGGCAAGAATGGATATTGTTTCCAAGTTTTTAATATCATCTTTTATAAAATGATAATTTTTATTTTTTATAATTTCTTTCAGATTATTGATGTTTGAACCAATTGTCAGATTATCGAGATTTGTTACTATATCATTTGGTTTTGTTTGTAGATGATTTTTGATAAATGTGCTGCCAATGAATCCTGCCCCTCCGCAAACTAGTAGTCTCACGCCTTGAAGATGTCAAGATTGTTATTTATTTTGATCTGGCTTATTATCGATGTACAAAATTGTTGTCTGCGTTTTTCAATAAAGGTAGTTCAAGGTCTTTTTGTATCATGACTGGTTTGTCAGTAGGCCACTTGATGCATACATCAGGATCATTCCATAAAATTCCCCGCTCATTTTCTGGGGAATATTCAGTGTTAACCTTGTAAATTACATCTGCCTTGTCACTTGTCACATAAAATCCATGCGCAAAGCCCTCAGGGACATAGAGCATTTTATGATTTTTGTCAGAGAGTATTTCACTTACCCATTTTCCAAAAGTGGGCGAGTTTTTACGTATATCTACTGCAACATCAAGTATCTCTCCTGTAATTGCCATAACCAGTTTTGCTTGTGCTTTTGGGTTTTTTTGATAATGCAATCCTCTCAGGACGCCTTTGGTTGAATGAGAATAATTGTCTTGAACAAATCTTGTGTTCACTCCATTGGATCTAAAGATTGATTCCTTGAAGGTTTCCATGAAATAACCTCTTTCATCTTCAAACGATGAAGCCTCTACAAGTATGACATCTGGGATTTTTAATTTTGTAAACTTGAATGGCATGAATTGAGATAGAAATTACAAGATAAATATATTTCATCATATATCCATTCAAGAAAGATTCAATTTTATTAAATTGAAGAGATTGCCAATTTTCGAAAAAACAAATTTTTTACGATATTCTTCTTGTAGCTCTGTTTATACTAAATAGTACTACCGACATCAATAACAACATTAAACCAATTACAAGGGATCCCAATGCCAACATGGTTGATGGAATTGAGAAATATCTTGTCGAATTAAAAATAGATATGACTACTACAGAGTAGATAACTCCTATAACTAGAAGTATGAAGCCTGGTAATCCCAAGTATTTTAGCGGATGTTTAAGAGCTACAAGTTCTAGTATGGATCCTATCACATCACTACTATGCGATACTGGATTTTTTGTAGATGTCTTTCCTCCGGTATTATAGATAACTGTGACTTTTTCTTCAGAAATTTTTAATCCTTTTTTTGATGCATCTATTAGAATTTCAGAATCTGCACCAAACCCATCAGTTAAGAAATTAATTGAATTCAGAGCTTTTTTCGAATATGCTCTAAAACCACTTTGTGTATCACGAAAAGGAAGTTCAGAGGCCAGATTTGTAATTTTGTCAAGCATTTTATTTCCTACCTTCCTGTATGAGGGCATATCAGATTCATCATCAAATCTATATCCTATTACGATATCTGAATTTTTGTCTTGTATTGGTTTAATTAATTTAGGAGTTTCTTCAGGTAAGAATTGACCATCACCATCAATGGTGATAGCTATATCAGCATCATTTTTCCTAGCATATTGAAATAGAGATTTCAAGGCAGCACCTTTTCCTTCGTTGTGTTGATGTTTGATAACAACTGCTCCTGCCTTTTCAGCTTCTTTAGATGTTTGATCCGAAGAACCATCATCACAGACTACCACCTCATCTACATAACTCAACATTTTTTTTATGAGGTTTCCTATTACCTTTTCTTCATTAAACGCTGGAATACATGCAATGACAAACAATTGAATTTCAATCAATCATGCCTATAAAAAATATTATGAATGTCAAGAAAAGTCACTAACGCGCCTCATTGAAAATATGTTATTTTTATCACATTCAGAACTGTCATTAACCACATTTTGTGATGATTCAAATAGTTCTTTTTAATGGATATATTATCACATGAAATCTGTTCCAACAGAAATAATCAAGATAATTAAAAAGAGATTTGAGGATTATGATGATTTTGTACCAGGTAAAACGAAGATCAGATTGGTGGAACCTTCATTTGGCGCAGATGAAGTAATTGAATCACTTGACTCACTTTTAACTACCAAAGTTACCATGGGAGAAAAAGTTAAGAAATTTGAACAATTATTTTCAAAGTATCTTCATGTTAATTTTTCAGCAATGGTTAATTCTGGTTCATCAGCAAATTTAGTTGCGTTATCAGCTTTAACAAATCCAACATACTCAAAAAGACTACCCAAAAATAGTGAAGTAATTACTCCAGCCGTCACATGGGTTACAACGGTTTACCCTCTCACAAATTTGAATTTAAAGCCTAAATTTGTAGATATCAGTCTAGAAAATTTTTGCATAGATCCAGATAAGTTAGAAGAAGCTGTAACAAAGAACACATCTCTACTTCTACCCGTTCATTTATTGGGAAATGTTTGTGATATGGGGCGGATAACAGAAATCGCTAGAAAAAAAAATCTACATGTAATGGAAGATTGTTGTGAAGCTCATGGTGCGGAATTTAAAGGTAAAAAAGTGGGAACTTTTGGTGACATAGGAACTTTTAGTTTCTTTTTATCACACCATATAACGACAATAGAAGGAGGAATGACAGTAACTAATAACAAGGAGATATACGAGTTAACCAAGGCACTTAGAGCATTTGGATGGATACGCGATTTACGAAATAAGACGGCATTAAGTAAAAAATATCCGTCAATAGATCCTATGTATTTATTTGTAAATTTAGGATATAATTTGCGGCCTACAGAAATTCAAGGAGCATTTGGAATTCACCAGATTTCAAAGTTAGATAAATTTATCAAAATACGAAAAGAAAATGCAAAATATTGGACAAAGAGATTTGCAACTTATGAAGATTATTTCATACTTACTAAGGATGATCCTAGAACACATCAAGTATGTTTTTGTTATCCTATGACGATAAGAAATGACGCACCCTTCAACAGAGAGATGTTGGTTAAATATCTTAAGAAGCACAACATAGAAACAAGACCCATAATGTCTGGAAATTTACTAGAACAGCCGTCTATCAAGTATATACCTCACTACGCAAGAGGTACGCTTAACAATTCAAAAATAGCCATGCGTAATTCTTTCTTTTTTGGAAATCATCACAGAATGGGAAGAGACCAACGAGAATATATTGTAGATACCATAGCACAGTTTATAGAACGAAAACTGTGGAAACGGTAGAGAAGTTTTTAGATGTCTCAAAATTATTATTGGTGTAACAGATTAACCATTGACATAGAATGAATCTGATAGGAAAGAAAATAGTTGTAACTGGAGGTTCAGGATTTCTTGGTTCACAGATAGTTAAGATGCTTCAAGAAAAAGGGATTTCAGATATAATCGTGCCTCGTTCAATTGATTGCGATTTAAGAATTCCGGAGAATTGTTCTAAAATAACCAAGGGTGCAGATATTGTGTTTCATACTGCTGGAAATGTTGGAGGTATAGGATACAATAAGGAACACCCTGCCTCAGTGTTCTATGATAATATTATGATGGACACCTTGATGATAGAAGAGAGTAGAAAGAACAAGGTAGAAAAATTTATTGCTATAGGTACAGTTTGCAGTTATCCGAAGTTTGTGGATGTACCGTTTTCTGAAGAACAGATTTGGAGTGGATATCCAGAGGAAACTAACGCTTCTTATGGATTATCTAAAAAAATGATGCTGGTACAATCTGAATCTTATCGTCAGGAATATAATTTCAATTCCATAGTCTTAGTTCAGACTAACCTATATGGGCCAGGAGATAATTTTGATCCCAATACATCTCATGTAATACCAGCCCTCATCAAAAAGATACATGATGCAAAAAACTCTAATATTTCTGAGATAGAAATTTGGGGAGACGGAACTCCTTCCAGAGATTTTTTGTATGTTGATGATGCCGCCAGAGCTGCCATATTAGCTGCTGAAAGATATGAAAAAAGTGAACCAATTAACATAGGCAGTGGAAATGAAGTCACCATAAAAGAATTGGCGGAAATTCTGATAAAATTAATGAATGTCAAATCGCAAGTTGTATGGAATAAACAAAAACCAAACGGTCAGCCTCGTCGTTGTCTAAGCATAGAAAAAGCAAGAAGAGAAATCGGATTTGAACCACAGGTAAGACTGGAAGAAGGCTTGAAAAGAACTATAGAATGGTATGAATTACTACAAGATAGTTCAGGAAAAACCAGCATCAATTAGCATTTTTTTAAAAAATGGTGCAGTCTCTTTTGGTATATTCTTAAAGAACTTACCGGTTTTGGCTTGATAGTCATAGTGTATTTTTCCTTTTTTCGTTATTACAAGAAAACAATGAGTAACATCATGTCTGTTTGGATAGATTTTCTCATAAAATCCAACACTTGTCTTGATTTCCACATCTATACCCAATTCCTCTCTACCTATTCTTTTAACAGCAGCTTCTAGTTTTTCTCCTCTCCTCATGATTCCTCCAGGCAGACAAAGTTTTCCCTTATAGGGAGAGATAGATCGTTTGACTAGTAAAAATTTCCCATTTTTTATTAAAATTAAGTCTACGCAACAAAATGGAAAATATGACTGGAACTTGTGAAATAAAGTATCATCAGGTCTTTGCATATAAATATGAGAAAAATGATCTTAATATTTTAAAATTTATCACAGGTTTGAGAATTTCAGAGTTTGATTATAGATTTCTAATGGCAATATAATTAAGATGATATACTGGAAGCAAAATTAAAAACATCAATGATAGGTTTGTTTTTCTCATTTAATCCAGTCCATTGTAAAATTTCATATTCTGTGAAATTATGACTAGATTGATTATAAAGACCAAAGATCATAAGATTTTTCTTTTAATTTTGCTCATTAGTTTTAGTGTTTATTCATTTACTTCACATGGACACAGGGCAACTCCAGACGAATATTTTCCATTTGTTCAAGCAGATCAAATAGTAAATAATATGCCTGCACAAGACAATATTCCACCAGAAGTACGTCTTTTCATTCAAAATCATGGTTATTGGAATGGCACTGCATCTATCTGTAAAAACGGAATACTTTGCTCAGAGACTCCCATAGGACATGCTATATCATACATGCCTTTTCTCATAATTGAAAAAAATTTTCATATCATTCCAAGCTATGGTTTTAGTACAAATGATTTCAATGATTCTTTTTATGTATGGTGGAGAAATAGCGAAACCCATGAGGAAACTTTTACTTACCTATTTTATGGTCCCGTCATAGCTTCCTTATCCGTAGCTGTTTTCTATTTAATCTGTCGTACGTATGAGTATAGTCAGAAAACTTCTGCTATTGTTTCTTTTGTATATGCATTTGCTAGCATAGAATGGGCATATAGTACTACTGCTTTTAGTAATGTAGAAAGTGTTTTATTAATTTTAACAGCGTTTTTATTTTATAGAAGATTTAAGAAAAACTATTCGGCCATTAACCTATTTTTTATGGGTCTGTCACTAGGTTTTGGTGTTACCGTAAGATATGACATGGGAATTTTTGTGGCAATACTGGTTGGATATGTTATTTATGACATAATGAGAACATCTAACAAACTAAAAAACATTACAAGTTTTGCTATACCTTTAGCTTTTTTTGCCATCATATTGGAATTGGTAAGTATAGTAAGATTTGGACATGGATTCTTGGCTGGTGCTGTAGAAGGTTCTGTGTATGGTTTTGCATATGCCACCGGTGTGGTGATAGGACACAGTACTCCCATTCAGGTAGGAATATTTGGTTTATTATTTAGTCCAGGTGCAGGCATCTTTGTTTTCTCACCCATCTTGTTTAGTGCATTCATTTCTTTATTTGATTTTTACAAGAAAAATAGAGAGGATTGTATTTTCATATTGAGTTATTTTGCAGCATTATTGATCTTCTTTGGTACATGGTTTCATTGGCATGGCTTTATTGCCTGGAGTGCTAGATACATGCTAACAATAATACCATTTTTAATAATCCCTCTAGGAGCAAGTATTCAAAAAAGAATCAACATACCTTTCAGGCTGTTTGTAATCATCACTTCTATAGTAGGATCTTTTTTTTCCTTTGCTTGGTTAATTCAAGATGTAACTTGGTTTGTGTGGGGCCAAATGGGAGGTACAAAGGGTTTATTCGGATTAGATCCAATAGGAAAGTATCCACTTCATCTCGATCCATCAGTTTTTTGGACGTTTCAGAATAGTCAGTTAACACAGTCAATAATATTGGAGTTTAGTGGTCTACAGGCAGATTTGTATTTATTAAAAATCTTAGGCCCAATTTTAACATCAATAGTACTTTCCATAATATTGATACCATCACTACTCTATTTGAAATTATTAATAAAAGAAGAAATAATTCCTTTAGATAAAGAATCTAATACCTAGTACTAATTTAATTCGTTATGAGAATAGGAATAACAGTAGACTACGGTTCACTGGCAAAAGCTACTAGTTTGAACCTTATTGCG includes:
- the rfbC gene encoding dTDP-4-dehydrorhamnose 3,5-epimerase — protein: MPFKFTKLKIPDVILVEASSFEDERGYFMETFKESIFRSNGVNTRFVQDNYSHSTKGVLRGLHYQKNPKAQAKLVMAITGEILDVAVDIRKNSPTFGKWVSEILSDKNHKMLYVPEGFAHGFYVTSDKADVIYKVNTEYSPENERGILWNDPDVCIKWPTDKPVMIQKDLELPLLKNADNNFVHR
- a CDS encoding glycosyltransferase family 2 protein, encoding MFVIACIPAFNEEKVIGNLIKKMLSYVDEVVVCDDGSSDQTSKEAEKAGAVVIKHQHNEGKGAALKSLFQYARKNDADIAITIDGDGQFLPEETPKLIKPIQDKNSDIVIGYRFDDESDMPSYRKVGNKMLDKITNLASELPFRDTQSGFRAYSKKALNSINFLTDGFGADSEILIDASKKGLKISEEKVTVIYNTGGKTSTKNPVSHSSDVIGSILELVALKHPLKYLGLPGFILLVIGVIYSVVVISIFNSTRYFSIPSTMLALGSLVIGLMLLLMSVVLFSINRATRRIS
- a CDS encoding DegT/DnrJ/EryC1/StrS family aminotransferase, whose translation is MKSVPTEIIKIIKKRFEDYDDFVPGKTKIRLVEPSFGADEVIESLDSLLTTKVTMGEKVKKFEQLFSKYLHVNFSAMVNSGSSANLVALSALTNPTYSKRLPKNSEVITPAVTWVTTVYPLTNLNLKPKFVDISLENFCIDPDKLEEAVTKNTSLLLPVHLLGNVCDMGRITEIARKKNLHVMEDCCEAHGAEFKGKKVGTFGDIGTFSFFLSHHITTIEGGMTVTNNKEIYELTKALRAFGWIRDLRNKTALSKKYPSIDPMYLFVNLGYNLRPTEIQGAFGIHQISKLDKFIKIRKENAKYWTKRFATYEDYFILTKDDPRTHQVCFCYPMTIRNDAPFNREMLVKYLKKHNIETRPIMSGNLLEQPSIKYIPHYARGTLNNSKIAMRNSFFFGNHHRMGRDQREYIVDTIAQFIERKLWKR
- a CDS encoding GDP-L-fucose synthase family protein, which produces MNLIGKKIVVTGGSGFLGSQIVKMLQEKGISDIIVPRSIDCDLRIPENCSKITKGADIVFHTAGNVGGIGYNKEHPASVFYDNIMMDTLMIEESRKNKVEKFIAIGTVCSYPKFVDVPFSEEQIWSGYPEETNASYGLSKKMMLVQSESYRQEYNFNSIVLVQTNLYGPGDNFDPNTSHVIPALIKKIHDAKNSNISEIEIWGDGTPSRDFLYVDDAARAAILAAERYEKSEPINIGSGNEVTIKELAEILIKLMNVKSQVVWNKQKPNGQPRRCLSIEKARREIGFEPQVRLEEGLKRTIEWYELLQDSSGKTSIN
- a CDS encoding NUDIX hydrolase, with translation MQRPDDTLFHKFQSYFPFCCVDLILIKNGKFLLVKRSISPYKGKLCLPGGIMRRGEKLEAAVKRIGREELGIDVEIKTSVGFYEKIYPNRHDVTHCFLVITKKGKIHYDYQAKTGKFFKNIPKETAPFFKKMLIDAGFS
- a CDS encoding glycosyltransferase family 39 protein, which translates into the protein MTRLIIKTKDHKIFLLILLISFSVYSFTSHGHRATPDEYFPFVQADQIVNNMPAQDNIPPEVRLFIQNHGYWNGTASICKNGILCSETPIGHAISYMPFLIIEKNFHIIPSYGFSTNDFNDSFYVWWRNSETHEETFTYLFYGPVIASLSVAVFYLICRTYEYSQKTSAIVSFVYAFASIEWAYSTTAFSNVESVLLILTAFLFYRRFKKNYSAINLFFMGLSLGFGVTVRYDMGIFVAILVGYVIYDIMRTSNKLKNITSFAIPLAFFAIILELVSIVRFGHGFLAGAVEGSVYGFAYATGVVIGHSTPIQVGIFGLLFSPGAGIFVFSPILFSAFISLFDFYKKNREDCIFILSYFAALLIFFGTWFHWHGFIAWSARYMLTIIPFLIIPLGASIQKRINIPFRLFVIITSIVGSFFSFAWLIQDVTWFVWGQMGGTKGLFGLDPIGKYPLHLDPSVFWTFQNSQLTQSIILEFSGLQADLYLLKILGPILTSIVLSIILIPSLLYLKLLIKEEIIPLDKESNT